CATCCTATGTTTGTTCTCAGTGTCTTAGCTACGCTTTTTCCCCTTTTGTTAATCAGAGAAAATATTATCTAAAACAGATAAAACAAGTACCTAAGCTATAGACAAGAAAACTGGGTAAGGAATAAGATTCCTATTTAACAAGGGTACATAAACCCGCGCCTTATGACAATCCCCTTACCCGGCTTCTTCACCTTGAACAGTTCATTAGGCCCGGAGCCTGCATCAGGATGTTGAGTGTAAGAGAAGCTTCTTTTTGTCACCTGTATAACTTATAAAACATTGCATGATGGAGCATATTTACACTGGTATTGATGTGGCCAAAGACAGCTTTGTGGTGGCTACGAAACTAGCAGGCAAAGTAACTACCTCTTTGCACCAAAACAACAAGAAGGGTATTAACAGCTTTCTTAAAGGCCTGCCAGATTACTCCTGGTGCATTATGGAGGCAACAGGGGTTTACAGCCTGCAGTTGGCCATCGCCTTGTATGAAAAAGGCATCAAGGTGTCGGTGGTGAATCCTTTGCAGATCAAGCGCTTTGCCCAGACTAAGTTAAAGAGGACGAAAACAGACAAGGTAGATGCGGCGCTCATCGCAGAGTATGGAGAGCGCATGCAGCCAAAGCTATACGAGCCGCCAGCCCCTTTCATGAGGAAGCTACAGCAACAGCGTATGTCTTTGAAGCTGCTTATCAAGAGCAAGCGCTCCTTCTTAAATCAGTTACATGCCCTGGCGCAATTAGAGGATGTCGACAAAGCCGCGGTGAAAGCCTGTAAAGCAGTCTTGGCAAGCATAGAAAAGCAAATTACAGGACTAGAACGTCAGATGCAGCAAACGGCTGAGGAGCACTGCCAGGAGCTCTTTACCTTGCTGCAGACTATTCCCGGCATCAGCACTAAATCTGCCATAGAGCTCATCGTGGTCTCTGGCGGATTTAGAAATTTTACCTCAGCCAGGCAGTTCAGTGCCTTTATTGGTATCAGTCCCTGCATCCATGAGTCTGGTACCTCCATACGCGGATACAGGGGGATCAGCAGGATCGGAGACAAAAACATAAGAGCCACGCTCTACATGTGTTCCATGACGGCAAAAGTTCACAACAAGGCTTGTCAGGAGCTTTATGAGCGGATGGTTGCCGCAGGAAAAGCAAAGAAAGTAGCCTTGGTGGCCGTGATGAACAAGCTCATAAAACAGGTGTTCGGAATGGTAAGATCCGGGGAGGTTTACTCAGCACAATGCTGAACGCAGCTGCTGGAATAAAAGCACGCATACACTTGCTTTTTAGCACAGTTCATAATGTCTGTTATAACACAAACCCCTTCACAAGGTGGACCCGCACCCGCTCCCTTTGGTGCTTTCGCGGGAGGGGGGGCTAACCGCACTGGCTCCCCTACCTGAGAAGCAGCGATGGTCTGTGAAGTTGGGATGAAAAAGGAGCCGTTGTCAAATATCAGAAAGCGTGAGCTCTTCCTAAAAGCGGATGAAGTTTTCCCTTCGCTTTTCCTAATTGAAAGGCTCTGGGACCAGTATGTATCAGTTAACTATCTTTATCGGTTTGCCTGTTATCCACCCCTTCTAAATCTGTCTTACTTTCCTTCTCGACCAAATCCCTGGGATATAAAGGCTATAAGGATCTTACAAAACATATAAGTTAATACCGGATCCCCAGCACCCAATTAAATTGTTTTGCCCTGTGGCTAAATTTAAAACAAATTGATAATAATTAATTATAAATTATTTATTATCAATAAGATACGTATAAATATTACAGCCACATCAGTACACCTGCTGCTCTAAACCTTGAAATCATGATACATATTTATTCTTTAAAAGAAGTAGCGGGGCTAGGCATTGCCATTCTCCTACTTCTAACCACTATTCCGGTAAAAGCACAGAGTGACAGCCCGGGACCTAAAATCGGCGTGAAAGCCGGGCTTAACTTTTCGCAACTCTACGTAGATCAGCCCAATGCAGAAGACGAAAATGTAAAGCTGGGCTATCATTTTGGGATTTTCGGGAAAATTCCCGTTACGGACTTTCTGGCTGTCCAGCCGGAGGTGCTCTACACCAACGTCGGTTCTAAGGTAACTTACGGTGGCTCTGATGTAGCTGATATTCTAGGCATTGAGCCCGGAGAGGTGCGGTTTAACCTGAACTATGTGCAAGTGCCGGTGGCTTTAGCCATTAATATTGGTCCTTTGAATGTTCATGCCGGACCTTACCTGGCTTACCTGCTTTCTGCTAATGTCAAAGATTTAGAAAAATCTGAATTGAGCGCTAAAGATATAAAGGACCTGGAAACAGAAGACTTCAACCGAACTGACTATGGGGTAATGGGCGGCGTTGGCTTTGATATACAGAACGTCACTGTTGGAGCGCGCTATAATTATGGGCTGCGCGAAATTGGAAAAAGTGGCCTGGCAGGCAGCTTTACCGAAAATTCCAAGAACTCAATCGTTCAGATTTACCTGGGATTTGGCATTTGATTCTCTCTCATACATAAATACAATCACCATGGCAAGTCTTAATCGGAAAATGGTTTTGAATTCACTCATCAAACATGAAACGCTCACTTTGGGCGATCTGGCAAATATGGTAAATCCGGGTACAGTACCAGAGGACAACCATTTGCAATTGCTAGTAGATGAGTTATACGATAGCGGGTACATACATATGCTTAATGGGGTAACTCCCTGTACCTATACTATCACCATTGAAGGGATAAGGGAAGGGAAAAGACTCACCCAGGAAGTCCATAACAGATAGCCCCCAGCCTTTCCCGGCAAAGAGAAACCGATAATCAGTGTTATGTCTCATTGTATCAAGACAGGCTTTGCTTCTGACTTATTGCTAAAGCTTGCTGCCGTTGAGGGAGCAAGGGCTTTACGGCCCAACCTGGTTTCTACTGGCTGTGACATGGCATACAGGAGGTAGAAACACACCCTCATTCGAAGCAGGCAACACTTTGTAGAACCACGCTAAGATGCACTTTTGAACCTGAGGCTCCGCTACCGTTACTAGTCTGCTGAAGCTTAGCCTTATCTAAGCTCCGACAGGCCTTTCTATACTTGCTCTTACCTGTATCACCCTCGTTTTTGCCCCGTCACCTGCTCCTGCTCCATCAAGTGCAAAAGCCAAACATGACTTAAAACCAAGCATATGAAAAAAAACTACACTCTCTTGATTTGTTTGCTGTTTAGTTACCCCGTGTTTGCCCAATACGACGTGGTGGTGTTCAACTACGACAGGAGCTACTTTAACGAGGGCCAGCCTTTGCCAACCGAAAGCGATTTTATGCTGACAGGAGAAACGGGAAAGGATGTTGGCATGGTGGAGGTCTTTATTTACGGCTCCCCCGAAACAGATAAAAAGCCTCTCTACAGGAACGCTTGGAAGAAAAGGCCCTCCAGCGCTGAAAGCGGCTTTATACTTCCCGTGAATTACCCCTTGCGCGGAAACGAAAAGTATACTTTTGTCCTCAACTATTATGAGCCAGCCTCGGCCCTGCAGCAACAGCAACTCCTGAGGCAACTCAACTCCGCCCTGGATTCCTATATTGACCAGTCTTTTGTGGTAAGCAAGAGCAGCGTGGAGCTGCGGAAGCACCCCCGGAACATGCGCAGCGACATGAATGCAATCGTAAGCGGCGGGCTGGGGCTCTACCGAAACCAGCTAAATTATGAGTTCGGCGGTTTTTCGGATATCATTCTGGATAAACTGGACCAGATCAACGGCCTGCGGCTGCGAAAAGCCCGGCGCAATATTATAGCAGGTGAAGGGGAAGATAACCGAACAGTCAGGCTGAAATATGCACAGGAACAGGTGGAGGCCCTGAAAGTGCTGGTGAACCAGGAAGTTGCGCAGTATGCGAACGCACAGCTGCTCGCCTTAACAGACTCTAAAAAGATTACAGATTACGCCACCAAGAAGACCAGGAATGTCCTGGCGATCAATGCTGGCTATGGTGGCGTGTACTACTCGGGTGATGTTGATAATTTCACTTCGGACACGGCGCCCTATGTCGGCATCTCCATCCCGTTTGGCAGGGCCATATTCTCTTCTGCCTTCTGGTCGAGAGCCAGTGTCTCCGCAGGCGTGTTTCTGACGAACCTGGAGTTCGGGGAAGACAACGTGGCGACGGGGCCTCTGGTAAAGCGCCCTTTTTACGTGGCCCTGGGCTACAGAGCACTTCCTTTTGTTCGCATCAATGCGGGAGCCGCCGTGCTGCAAAGCGACCAGGCGTCTAATGCCCTCTCCGATTTCAACGTGGACCGCGTGTACATCCGGCCGTTCATAGGCTTAAGCCTGGAGCTTAATTTATGGCTGGACTTAAACAGGTAGCCGTGAAAAGGTTTATAACCATATGCCTGCTCCTGCTCATTTGCCATGTGGCGTCTGCGCAGCACGACCTGTACAAGTGGCAGCTCAGCGGCTATACAGGTATCGCCAA
This window of the Pontibacter russatus genome carries:
- a CDS encoding IS110 family RNA-guided transposase, producing the protein MMEHIYTGIDVAKDSFVVATKLAGKVTTSLHQNNKKGINSFLKGLPDYSWCIMEATGVYSLQLAIALYEKGIKVSVVNPLQIKRFAQTKLKRTKTDKVDAALIAEYGERMQPKLYEPPAPFMRKLQQQRMSLKLLIKSKRSFLNQLHALAQLEDVDKAAVKACKAVLASIEKQITGLERQMQQTAEEHCQELFTLLQTIPGISTKSAIELIVVSGGFRNFTSARQFSAFIGISPCIHESGTSIRGYRGISRIGDKNIRATLYMCSMTAKVHNKACQELYERMVAAGKAKKVALVAVMNKLIKQVFGMVRSGEVYSAQC
- a CDS encoding porin family protein, which gives rise to MIHIYSLKEVAGLGIAILLLLTTIPVKAQSDSPGPKIGVKAGLNFSQLYVDQPNAEDENVKLGYHFGIFGKIPVTDFLAVQPEVLYTNVGSKVTYGGSDVADILGIEPGEVRFNLNYVQVPVALAINIGPLNVHAGPYLAYLLSANVKDLEKSELSAKDIKDLETEDFNRTDYGVMGGVGFDIQNVTVGARYNYGLREIGKSGLAGSFTENSKNSIVQIYLGFGI